The Variovorax paradoxus B4 genome includes a region encoding these proteins:
- a CDS encoding TrbC/VirB2 family protein has product MTACSIHIQPAAAAGIRVKWIGWLLIAWLIAAAPAEIAWAGSPFATGANATQQQLVAILTPLAAVAVMVSGAMAWFGRLSWWWMVAVVIGTVLVFGGPQIVSWIRGLFGV; this is encoded by the coding sequence ATGACCGCATGCTCGATCCACATCCAGCCCGCAGCGGCAGCCGGCATCCGTGTCAAATGGATCGGATGGCTGCTCATCGCGTGGCTCATCGCCGCCGCCCCTGCCGAAATCGCCTGGGCGGGCAGCCCGTTCGCGACCGGTGCGAACGCGACCCAGCAACAACTCGTCGCCATCCTGACGCCGCTGGCCGCAGTCGCCGTGATGGTCTCCGGCGCCATGGCCTGGTTCGGGCGCCTGAGTTGGTGGTGGATGGTCGCGGTCGTGATCGGCACCGTGCTGGTCTTCGGCGGCCCGCAGATCGTGTCCTGGATCCGGGGCCTGTTCGGCGTCTGA
- a CDS encoding type IV secretion system protein VirB3 codes for MSRNQGIAADPLFVGMTRPSMVWGVTYSAMMFNIVVTTESFIVTKSLAWLLAFVPIHGVLYLVCLYEPRFFDLLQLWGRTRLPAMLGGNLRFWRANSYSPLALNMPDWRGRRRMRTPPVTLV; via the coding sequence ATGAGTCGCAACCAGGGCATTGCCGCGGATCCCCTGTTCGTCGGCATGACGCGGCCTTCGATGGTCTGGGGCGTCACCTACTCGGCCATGATGTTCAACATCGTCGTCACGACCGAGTCGTTCATCGTGACCAAGAGCCTCGCGTGGCTGCTGGCCTTCGTGCCGATCCACGGCGTGCTCTACCTCGTGTGCCTGTACGAGCCGCGCTTCTTCGACCTGCTGCAGCTCTGGGGCCGCACGCGCCTGCCGGCCATGCTCGGCGGCAACCTGCGGTTCTGGCGTGCGAACTCGTACAGCCCCCTGGCGCTGAACATGCCTGACTGGCGGGGGCGCCGCCGCATGCGCACGCCGCCCGTGACCTTGGTCTGA